The Alnus glutinosa chromosome 7, dhAlnGlut1.1, whole genome shotgun sequence genome includes a region encoding these proteins:
- the LOC133873886 gene encoding protein SINE1: MGRNLSPILRRELANLDKDADSRKSAMKTLKSYVKDLDSKTIPLFLAQVSENKGTGSLSGECTISLYEVLARVHGVKIVPLIDSIMSCIISTLASSAGSFPLQQACSKVVPAIARYGIDPTTPEDKRRHIIHSLCRPLSDSLLGSQECLTSGAALCLKALVDSDNWRFASDDMVNKVCQNVAGALEEKSTQTNSHMGLVMALAKRNGLIVEAYARLLIQSGLQILTAGVAEGNSQKRLLAIQMVNFLMRSLDARSIFSELELIIQEMENCQSDRMAYVRGAAFEALQTARRIAGMKGSNVENGPDSINGSNFIRRERSRRDLWRAGDRSPSSVSPESQTLDSFLGYESLVESPISMTQVSQNSEYDQRSVNRKLWSFENGGVDVSLKDGLFSEAVRGSPMSNTHTGNDEFACNGGHYTQEFAGFLHRNPRNGISKSTTTSPLRSRTQINVDNVKIFRTPRKLICSLQDPNDSNSDFSVKQARRFRSLSSSNIEWSPTAKYDQNGCSHDMNCNGKENGSIYANGEEFQGGPESVSSTDDILTDADLHVPQEAVPEDKTEAQRVSLQKPRQKTTSKFVCGLFFVLLAVFTPLLWINDQDEGYYLVPT, from the exons ATGGGAAGGAATCTTAGCCCAATACTACGGCGAGAGTTGGCAAATCTTGACAAAGACGCTGACAGTCGTAAATCAGCAATGAAAACACTGAAATCCTATGTGAAAGATTTGGACTCCAAGACAATTCCACTTTTTCTTGCCCAAGTTTCCGAAAACAAGGGAACTGGTTCTTTGTCTGGGGAGTGCACAATTTCGCTGTATGAAGTTCTTGCCCGTGTTCACGGTGTCAAAATTGTTCCTTTGATAGACAGCATCATGTCATGCATAATCTCGACCTTAGCTTCGAGTGCAGGATCTTTTCCTCTTCAACAGGCTTGTTCGAAGGTGGTTCCGGCCATTGCACGATATGGGATCGACCCAACTACCCCAGAAGACAAGAGGAGGCATATAATACATTCTCTCTGTAGGCCTCTTTCTGATTCTCTCTTGGGTTCTCAAGAGTGCCTGACTTCGGGGGCTGCCCTTTGCTTAAAGGCTCTTGTGGATTCGGATAATTGGAGGTTTGCTTCAGATGATATGGTTAATAAGGTTTGTCAAAATGTCGCTGGTGCTTTAGAAGAGAAGTCCACTCAGACCAATTCACATATGGGTCTGGTGATGGCTTTGGCAAAGCGtaatggtttaattgttgaaGCATATGCAAGACTGTTAATACAGTCTGGTTTGCAGATATTGACTGCTGGGGTTGCTGAGGGGAATTCCCAGAAACGGTTGTTAGCTATACAAATGGTGAATTTCCTGATGAGGAGTTTGGATGCCAGGAGCATATTCTCTGAGCTTGAGTTGATTATTCAGGAGATGGAGAATTGCCAATCTGATAGGATGGCTTATGTCAGAGGTGCTGCTTTTGAAGCTCTGCAAACTGCAAGGAGAATAGCTGGCATGAAGGGGTCAAATGTTGAGAATGGTCCCGATTCAATCAATGGATCAAATTTTATTCGGAGAGAGCGTAGTAGAAGGGATTTATGGAGAGCTGGTGATAGATCTCCTTCATCTGTGTCGCCTGAATCACAGACTCTCGATTCCTTCCTTGGATATGAGTCATTAGTTGAGTCGCCCATTTCAATGACGCAGGTTTCTCAGAATTCGGAGTATGATCAGAGAAGTGTGAACAGGAAGCTTTGGAGTTTTGAGAATGGAGGGGTTGATGTGTCTCTCAAGGATGGTTTGTTCTCAGAGGCTGTTCGTGGAAGTCCCATGTCTAATACACACACTGGGAATGATGAATTTGCTTGTAATGGAGGACATTACACACAGGAATTTGCAGGGTTCTTGCACAGAAATCCTAGGAATGGAATTTCAAAAAGCACTACAACTAGTCCCCTG AGGTCGCGCACTCAGATTAATGTTGACAACGTCAAGATCTTTAGGACTCCGAGGAAGCTCATTTGCTCTCTGCAGGATCCAAATGATAGTAACTCGGACTTTTCTGTGAAACAAGCTAGAAGATTCAGAAGTCTATCCTCGAGCAATATTGAGTGGAGCCCGACTGCCAAATATGACCAAAATGGTTGTTCACATGATATGAACTGCAATGGCAAAGAAAATGGAAGCATATATGCCAATGGTGAGGAGTTCCAAGGTGGCCCTGAATCAGTTTCATCAACCGATGACATTCTTACTGATGCTGATTTGCATGTGCCCCAAGAAGCGGTTCCCGAAGATAAAACTGAAGCTCAGAGGGTCAGCCTTCAAAAGCCTCGTCAAAAGACTACTTCAAAATTTGTTTGTGgcctcttttttgttttgttggcaGTATTTACTCCACTACTTTGGATCAATGACCAGGATGAAGGCTACTATCTCGTTCCAACTTAA
- the LOC133873887 gene encoding protein NDH-DEPENDENT CYCLIC ELECTRON FLOW 5 has product MACSSLFSPNFIPISTTPPAKQYWVSSQPCRFAHYNNSKREFPLPAVASIPYQPINVDYLEGEFSGHGVTFEGIGDSCVAKMRLDNGSTATLMLPSGLITSYKTPMWHGGTIELLHTSVSKGENGGAVIQGGVSLALDCSSDGQVSWSPRNWTLLGVKGNAQESIQVELISRDLENTVEVKYIVTLQEDILSSELVVSNSKPSLLQLRGSIVSHLTVSTPDATYAIGLEGSNFFNRPPFLTNFGIIPPDFGQKNESGFGQLWGQVARVGPLCGWGTRNGNTDEAAESSQREGEEEMAGEEDDNYKHLTEELSLIYTSAPRNFTVIDRGRRNSVVVGRDGFDELYMFSPGSRYEYYSTYSYVCVGQSAVLKPIIVGPEEQWRGGQQLHNPNL; this is encoded by the exons ATGGCTTGCAGTTCACTATTCTCACCCAATTTCATTCCCATATCCACTACACCACCTGCTAAACAATATTGGGTTTCATCCCAGCCTTGTCGTTTTGCTCACTACAACAACAGCAAGAGAGAATTCCCACTGCCAGCAGTGGCTTCAATCCCCTACCAACCCATCAACGTGGACTACTTGGAGGGAGAATTCAGTGGCCATGGTGTCACCTTTGAAGGCATTGGTGATAGCTGCGTTGCCAAGATGAGATTGGATAATGGAAGCACCGCCACCTTGATGTTGCCAAGTGGCTTGATTACATCCTACAAGACTCCCATGTGGCATGGCGGCACGATTGAACTGCTGCACACATCAGTCTCTAAGGGGGAGAATGGTGGAGCTGTCATTCAAGGAGGGGTGTCTTTAGCTCTTGATTGTTCTAGTGACGGCCAAGTTTCATGGTCTCCACGAAATTGGACTCTTCTTGGTGTAAAAGGCAATGCTCAAGAATCTATTCAG GTAGAGCTGATAAGCAGGGACTTAGAGAACACGGTTGAAGTAAAATACATTGTGACTCTCCAAGAGGATATCTTAAGCTCAGAGCTTGTGGTCTCGAACTCAAAGCCTTCATTGCTGCAACTGAGGGGGTCCATTGTAAGCCATTTGACAGTGAGCACGCCTGACGCAACTTACGCAATCGGGTTAGAAGGGTCAAATTTCTTCAACAGGCCAccatttttgacaaattttggaATAATTCCTCCGGACTTCGGCCAGAAAAATGAATCTGGTTTTGGCCAATTATGGGGTCAAGTGGCACGGGTAGGACCTTTGTGTGGCTGGGGTACAAGAAATGGAAACACGGATGAGGCAGCGGAAAGCAGCCAAAGAGAAGGGGAAGAGGAAATGGCGGGTGAAGAAGATGACAACTACAAGCACTTAACAGAAGAATTGAGTCTGATATACACCAGTGCACCTCGGAATTTCACAGTCATTGACAGG GGTAGAAGAAACTCAGTGGTGGTGGGAAGGGATGGATTTGATGAACTATACATGTTCAGTCCTGGCTCAAGATATGAATATTACAGCACGTATTCTTATGTATGTGTTGGCCAATCAGCAGTGCTTAAACCAATAATCGTGGGTCCTGAAGAACAATGGAGAGGTGGGCAGCAGTTGCACAACCCAAATCTCTAA
- the LOC133873598 gene encoding photosynthetic NDH subunit of subcomplex B 2, chloroplastic, which yields MASLLPFSPPKANVIRATSSPATTLSIPETLDEKFGRKGIKFLESNNVPVVELTVRNGSSTRLRIPDAHVTSYKPKVYWKDDGFEEVLYTLPAGGADSTKAKGGIGLVINDLSEPGSKGKPLLSTSEWTVKDVDSDAIDALQVELSCTSGTLDITYVVSLYPLSMATAVIVKNNGRKAVSLNNAILSHLKFKKRGGAAIQGLQSCSYCSHPPLSSPFEILSPAEAMKTESPGWFSFGSEAEEKPGTWTQQDVPFTILKNKLSRVYAAPPEERLKAFFNTPPSKYEALDQGRELFFRVIRMGFEDIYLCSPGSLSDKYGKEYFICTGPASMLVPVIVKPGEDWRGAQVIEHDNL from the exons aTGGCTTCTCTTCTTCCCTTCTCTCCCCCTAAAGCAAACGTAATAAGGGCCACTTCATCTCCTGCAACCACCCTTTCCATTCCAGAGACTCTTGATGAGAAATTTGGCCGGAAAGGCATCAAGTTCTTGGAGTCTAACAATGTTCCAGTTGTGGAGCTGACAGTTAGAAATGGCAGCTCCACAAGGCTTCGAATACCCGATGCCCATGTCACTTCATACAAGCCAAAAGTCTACTGGAAAGATGATGGCTTTGAGGAGGTTCTTTATACACTCCCAGCTGGTGGAGCAGACTCTACCAAAGCCAAGGGTGGGATTGGCTTGGTCATCAATGATCTATCCGAGCCTGGTTCTAAAGGGAAACCACTTCTCTCAACTTCTGAATGGACTGTTAAAGATGTTGATTCGGATGCAATTGATGCTCTTCAG GTTGAGTTGAGCTGTACTAGTGGAACACTTGATATTACCTATGTTGTCTCACTCTATCCGCTAAGCATGGCAACAGCTGTTATAGTAAAGAACAATGGCCGAAAGGCAGTGAgtttaaacaatgctatactgagccatttgaaattcaaaaaacgAGGTGGAGCAGCCATTCAAGGTCTTCAGAGCTGTTCTTACTGCTCACACCCTCCTCTGTCCTCTCCTTTTGAAATTTTATCTCCTGCTGAAGCAATGAAAACCGAATCTCCCGGATGGTTCTCTTTTGGTTCTGAGGCTGAAGAGAAACCGGGGACCTGGACTCAACAAGATGTGCCTTTCACCATTCTGAAAAACAAGCTCAGCCGAGTTTATGCTGCCCCTCCTGAAGAGAGATTGAAGGCATTTTTCAACACCCCACCTTCAAAATATGAAGCACTTGATCAG GGGCGTGAGCTGTTCTTCAGAGTGATACGGATGGGTTTTGAAGACATATATTTATGCAGCCCAGGTTCCTTGTCAGACAAGTATGGGAAGGAGTACTTTATCTGCACTGGCCCTGCTTCAATGCTAGTGCCTGTGATTGTGAAACCCGGTGAAGATTGGAGGGGGGCACAGGTTATTGAGCATGATAATTTGTAA